The Sagittula sp. P11 genome window below encodes:
- a CDS encoding lytic murein transglycosylase yields MTLTRRKLLMYGAALGLAGCSTSAPIRAPQGTTRDPSLQPQPNAAYDQWVAAFRGRAQSRGISASTLDAAFRGQGFLPGVVERDRNQTEFKRSLEDYLAIVAPEEKVTFGRRAVSAHSGRLAQVEARYGVDADVLGGVWGLESYFGTRRGDIPVISSTSTLAWEGRRGAFFESNLMDALRILQAGDATPQQLVGSWAGASGHTQLMPNAFQRYAVDFDGNGRRDVWSDDPIDAFATTARYLSENGWRKGQLWGLEVLLPEGFSAQIGRGTRRSVSEWQNLGVRPARGGSLPDYGAAAVVAPMGVDAPAFLVFRNFDVILRYNPSENYGLGVGYMASRLAGGGPLVGRFGRDRYGLDLDDRKALQSGLTRAGFDAGTPDGVLGKKTEAAIRAFQQSRGMTVTGTPSRELLNAVS; encoded by the coding sequence ATGACCCTCACGCGGCGAAAGCTGCTTATGTACGGCGCGGCCCTCGGTCTGGCAGGCTGCAGCACGTCGGCACCGATACGCGCCCCGCAAGGCACAACGCGCGATCCCTCCCTGCAACCGCAGCCGAATGCCGCCTACGATCAGTGGGTTGCGGCCTTCAGAGGCCGTGCCCAATCCCGCGGGATTTCCGCCTCGACGCTGGACGCCGCCTTTCGCGGGCAGGGATTCCTGCCCGGCGTGGTGGAGCGGGACCGCAACCAGACGGAATTCAAGCGCAGCCTCGAGGACTACCTCGCCATCGTCGCGCCCGAGGAAAAGGTCACCTTCGGGCGGCGCGCCGTGTCGGCGCATTCCGGACGGCTGGCACAGGTGGAGGCGCGCTACGGAGTGGACGCCGACGTGCTGGGCGGTGTCTGGGGGCTTGAGAGCTACTTCGGCACCCGCCGTGGCGACATCCCGGTGATCTCGTCGACCTCGACCCTTGCATGGGAAGGACGGCGGGGGGCGTTCTTCGAATCCAACCTGATGGACGCGCTGCGCATCCTGCAGGCGGGCGACGCCACACCGCAGCAACTCGTAGGAAGCTGGGCGGGGGCGTCGGGCCACACCCAGCTGATGCCCAACGCCTTCCAGCGCTACGCCGTCGACTTCGACGGCAACGGCCGGCGCGACGTCTGGTCCGACGATCCGATCGACGCCTTCGCGACCACGGCCCGGTATCTGAGCGAGAACGGCTGGCGCAAGGGGCAGCTCTGGGGGCTGGAAGTGCTCCTGCCCGAGGGTTTCTCGGCGCAGATCGGGCGCGGCACACGGCGCAGCGTCTCGGAATGGCAGAACCTTGGCGTCCGGCCCGCGCGCGGCGGCAGCCTGCCCGACTACGGCGCGGCAGCGGTCGTGGCACCGATGGGCGTGGACGCGCCTGCCTTCCTCGTGTTCCGCAACTTCGACGTGATCCTGCGCTACAACCCGTCCGAGAATTACGGGTTGGGCGTCGGCTACATGGCCTCGCGTCTTGCGGGCGGCGGACCGCTGGTGGGCCGCTTCGGGCGCGACCGCTACGGGCTCGACCTCGACGACCGGAAAGCGCTGCAGAGCGGACTGACGCGCGCGGGCTTCGATGCCGGGACGCCTGACGGCGTACTGGGCAAGAAGACCGAGGCGGCAATCCGCGCCTTCCAGCAGTCGCGTGGCATGACAGTCACCGGCACACCATCGCGCGAACTGCTGAACGCCGTGTCGTGA